gtttgaaaaaaatcttaaaaaatatgatttttgtttccttctTCAGCACACTCCGTGCTACACCTTGGGCAGCTCAGCTCACCTGGGTGATATCCTCCTGGATAAAAGGAGTTACCACATTGAGGAGTTAGGGGACGTATACAACCACTTTGACCAAAGGAGTCTTTCCCAATTTGTTAGCAAGCACgaatgtattaaaaatgaaatagaaGAGAGCGAAAATTATGATGAAGGGAAAAACTATTTTGACAgcttttcacaaaatgcaaataaagtGAAAATGCCGATATATCGTATTAACAGAGGAGGGAAGGCAACATACCATGGACCGGGGCAGCTAATCTTATACTTCATTTTAGATTTAAAAAGGTATCCCTCTAACTATAGCGAAGGGGGGGTCTCCCATTCGTCCCAACGTAAGGATGCTTACCAGGGGGAAcacccaaaaaaggaggaagacaaCGAGGAAACGCTTCCACACCGATGCAACGCGAACCTCAACGCAAAGACAGAGCGCTCATTTGACCTACACAAAACAGTAAATAACATCCAAAAAATTGGAGTCGAAACTTTgggcaaatttaaaataaaagcgcATACCAAGGAAGATTCCATTGGCGTTTTTCACAAAGATAAAAAGCTTATTTCTATCGGTgtgaaaataagaaaatacaTATCTATGCACGGAATGGCTTTAAATTTCAACCTGGACAAAaactttttgaaatatttacgGCCCTGCGGCATGAGTCACGCTGATTACACCTCAATGCATGAACTCgatgaagtaaaaaatagaGAGAAAACAGGAGTCAGCCGGAACCCCGAACGGGGGAGCGAAATGGCTATCCGCGCCACGCTGCTCAACGAATTAGCAGTTAACTGCGCACACTCGCTAGGAACCATTTTTAATGCCAAGGTGAAGGTTTCGAGCGATATAGGCGACCTTTTTGCTTAATCGGTTGGTGTGCCTATTGGTAGCA
Above is a genomic segment from Plasmodium vivax chromosome 5, whole genome shotgun sequence containing:
- a CDS encoding lipoate-protein ligase, putative (encoded by transcript PVX_089180A; Apicoplast targeted protein. Curated by Stuart Ralph, Walter and Eliza Hall Institute of Medical Research, Australia.), with protein sequence MVRKLLLVQAAIRLVILCSTKKIKNEKEPLQTGCALLQGVKYKARKRAFAQPISRSLKKKKDNTRGEHATNEILIFDLSEKLINYKLAFELQNLLHQSKINLQNGKKFPIRSNASELEKVKIKRFEKNLKKYDFCFLLQHTPCYTLGSSAHLGDILLDKRSYHIEELGDVYNHFDQRSLSQFVSKHECIKNEIEESENYDEGKNYFDSFSQNANKVKMPIYRINRGGKATYHGPGQLILYFILDLKRYPSNYSEGGVSHSSQRKDAYQGEHPKKEEDNEETLPHRCNANLNAKTERSFDLHKTVNNIQKIGVETLGKFKIKAHTKEDSIGVFHKDKKLISIGVKIRKYISMHGMALNFNLDKNFLKYLRPCGMSHADYTSMHELDEVKNREKTGVSRNPERGSEMAIRATLLNELAVNCAHSLGTIFNAKVKVSSDIGDLFA